ACGGAAGCCGGCACTGCCCAGCTTGAGCAGGTCTATGGCGCAACCCTCACCCAGATCTCCCAGCGCCTCCAGTCTCTCTCCGCCGAGCAATGTCAGCAGGTGGTGGCGGGGCTATCGGTTTTGTCTAGCGTGTTTGCCGAAGCCTAGGCGTGCGCACGCTCTATCGGTATCAGTCGTCTCTCAGGAGGACAGGTCAAGCATGTCGATTGTGACCATCCACGAATTAACCAAACAGTTTGGCTCCCACCGGGCGGTGGATCGGTTTAGCCTCACAGTGCAGCCAGGAGAAATTTTTGGACTGCTGGGCCCCAACGGGGCCGGGAAAAGTACCCTGGTCAAGGTCTTAACCACCCTGCTGTCTCCCACCTCGGGGCAGGCCCTAGTGGCAGGCTATGACATCAGTCGCCAAACCGTGGCCGTGCAGCGCACCATTGGCTACGTGCCCCAGTCCCTATCGGTGGATGGCACCCTGACGGGTTACGAAAATATGCTGATTATCTCCAAGCTCTACGGCGTGCCCCGGCGGCAGCGACTGGAGCGGATTCGTCTGGCGCTGCACTATGTTGGCCTCGATAGCGTCGCCCATCGGTTGGTCAATACCTATTCTGGCGGCATGATCCGACGGCTAGAAATTGCCCAGGCCACGCTGCATCATCCAGCTATCTTATTTTTAGATGAACCCACCGTGGGTCTAGATCCGGTGGCTCGGAAATCTATGTGGGATCTAATTCTTCAGTTGCGCCACGACCACAACACCACGGTTTTTCTCACCACCCACTTTATGGACGAGGCCGATGAACTCTGCGATCGCCTGGCCATTCTGTACCACGGACAGCAGGTGGCGATCGGCACTCCAGCTCAGCTTAAGGCCAGCATACCCATGCCCAACGCCACCCTAGATGACGTTTTTATCCACTACACCCAAGACCACTGTACGACTGACGAGGAGAGCAGCTACCATGACACATCCGCAACCCGTCGAACTGCACGGCGGCTTAGCTAAGCAACGGCTGTCTGGCTTTAGCGTGCAGGAATTTATCGCTAAGACATTGGTGGCGGCGGAGC
This window of the Candidatus Obscuribacterales bacterium genome carries:
- a CDS encoding ATP-binding cassette domain-containing protein → MSIVTIHELTKQFGSHRAVDRFSLTVQPGEIFGLLGPNGAGKSTLVKVLTTLLSPTSGQALVAGYDISRQTVAVQRTIGYVPQSLSVDGTLTGYENMLIISKLYGVPRRQRLERIRLALHYVGLDSVAHRLVNTYSGGMIRRLEIAQATLHHPAILFLDEPTVGLDPVARKSMWDLILQLRHDHNTTVFLTTHFMDEADELCDRLAILYHGQQVAIGTPAQLKASIPMPNATLDDVFIHYTQDHCTTDEESSYHDTSATRRTARRLS